The Amyelois transitella isolate CPQ chromosome Z, ilAmyTran1.1, whole genome shotgun sequence genome contains a region encoding:
- the LOC106133843 gene encoding atypical kinase COQ8B, mitochondrial isoform X1 yields the protein MSHINDLIGVVRGLRMVIEAGIKLQQENSRTIWNNSSVKSLVKTCPTNPLTAFKPNSPPTDEFFERARVVIHGFRQYATMHVPNMDLDSESKMEPTSGKKSELDAEIRDEIEELNREFAKTFETLKKSQEANVSKSNVEFVAPLEKLNSSTEVQLKSQPKDRTSPHVVTQPTSSPSTDKKAVSKPVAKKKVRVSLSENSKARVVPSSRLGRMISFGSLAAGLGVGTVAQYARNTFQAVSGRVDDPTNAFLSPANAERIVDTLCKVRGAALKLGQLLSLQDDTMISPELQRIFERVRQSADFMPSWQVERVMTSQLGPDWRSKVQHFEDKPFAAASIGQVHLAVLHNGREVAVKVQYPGVAKGINSDIDNLVGVMKVWNIFPKGMFIENIVEVAKKELSWEVDYLREAECTRKFKRLLEPYPEYFVPDVIDELCAQEVITTELIDGMPLDKFFDAPMEIRVDIASKIMRLCLREMFVLRCMQTDPNWANFFYNPTTKQVILLDFGATREYSKEFMDQYIEIIKAASDGDRQAILQMSRQMKFLTGYESKIMEETHVDTVMIMGEVFTSEVSGEFDFGAQKTTHRIQALVPTILNHRLCPPPEEIYSLHRKLSGVFLLCSKMKIKMNCRNMFNEIYVQYKNNSIR from the exons ATGTCACACATTAATGACCTAATAGGGGTAGTAAGGGGGCTGCGGATGGTGATAGAAGCAGGAATAAAACTCCAACAAGAAAACTCTAGGACAATATGGAATAACTCTAGTGTAAAATCGCTAGTAAAAACCTGCCCGACTAACCCACTCACTGCTTTCAAACCAAACTCACCCCCTACTGACGAATTCTTTGAACGGGCACGAGTTGTCATCCATGGATTCAGGCAATATGCAACTATGCACGTACCTAATATGGATCTTGATTCAGAATCAAAAATGGAGCCCACAAGTGGAAAGAAATCAGAATTGGATGCGGAAATTAGGGACGAGATTGAAGAGCTAAACAGAGAGTTTGCTAAAACTTTTGAGACTTTAAAGAAATCACAGGAAGCAAATGTTTCAAAATCTAATGTGGAATTTGTTGCGCCATTGGAGAAATTAAATTCTTCAACTGAAGTACAACTAAAATCACAGCCAAAAGACAGGACTTCACCTCATGTTGTGACACAACCTACAAGTTCACCAAGCACAGACAAAAAAGCTGTATCTAAGCCAGTGGCAAAGAAGAAAGTGAGAGTTtct CTAAGCGAGAACTCCAAGGCGCGCGTGGTGCCATCTTCCCGTCTTGGGCGCATGATATCATTCGGCTCTCTGGCTGCTGGTCTGGGAGTAGGCACCGTGGCGCAGTACGCGAGGAACACTTTCCAGGCGGTGTCGGGACGTGTGGACGATCCTACCAATGCCTTCCTCTCCCCAGCCAATGCTGAGAGAATAGTTGATACGCTGTGCAAAGTTAGAG GAGCGGCTTTAAAATTGGGCCAGCTACTCAGCTTACAAGATGACACGATGATATCGCCGGAGCTGCAACGCATCTTCGAGCGAGTGCGCCAGTCCGCCGACTTCATGCCGTCGTGGCAGGTCGAGAGGGTGATGACGTCACAGCTGGGACCTGATTGGAGGTCCAAGGTTCAACATTTTGAGGATAAACCGTTTGCGGCAGCTTCTATTG GTCAAGTTCACCTGGCGGTGCTGCACAACGGCAGAGAGGTGGCCGTGAAGGTGCAGTATCCAGGAGTCGCAAAGGGCATCAACAGCGACATAGACAATCTGGTTGGAGTCATGAAG GTGTGGAACATATTTCCAAAGGGCATGTTCATAGAAAATATCGTAGAAGTGGCGAAGAAGGAGCTTTCCTGGGAGGTGGATTATCTGCGTGAAGCGGAATGCACTCGCAAGTTCAAACGGCTGCTTGAACCCTATCCGGAGTACTTCGTCCCAGATGTCATAG ACGAACTTTGCGCCCAGGAAGTGATCACGACCGAGCTGATAGACGGCATGCCCCTGGACAAGTTCTTCGACGCGCCTATGGAGATTAGAGTGGACATAGCGTCCAAGATAATGCGGTTGTGCCTGAgagaaatgtttgttttgcgGTGCATGCAGACCGACCCTAATTGGGCGAACTTCTTTTACAACCCTACCACGAAAcag GTGATCCTGCTGGACTTCGGCGCGACCCGGGAATACAGCAAGGAGTTCATGGACCAGTACATCGAGATCATCAAGGCGGCTTCGGACGGCGACCGCCAGGCCATCCTCCAGATGTCTCGCCAGATGAAGTTCCTCACGGGATACGAGTCGAAA ATAATGGAAGAAACCCACGTGGACACAGTAATGATAATGGGCGAAGTGTTCACAAGCGAAGTTTCCGGAGAATTCGACTTTGGTGCCCAGAAAACCACACATCGGATCCAAGCGTTGGTACCCACCATTTTGAACCATAGACTTTGTCCTCCTCCCGAAGAAATTTACTCTCTACACAGAAAACTATCCGGCGTTTTCTTGCTGTGCTCAAAAATGAAGATCAAAATGAATTGCAGGAATATGTTTAACGAGATTTATGTGCAATATAAGAATAACAGCATTAGGTAA
- the LOC106133843 gene encoding atypical kinase COQ8A, mitochondrial isoform X2, whose amino-acid sequence MEPTSGKKSELDAEIRDEIEELNREFAKTFETLKKSQEANVSKSNVEFVAPLEKLNSSTEVQLKSQPKDRTSPHVVTQPTSSPSTDKKAVSKPVAKKKVRVSLSENSKARVVPSSRLGRMISFGSLAAGLGVGTVAQYARNTFQAVSGRVDDPTNAFLSPANAERIVDTLCKVRGAALKLGQLLSLQDDTMISPELQRIFERVRQSADFMPSWQVERVMTSQLGPDWRSKVQHFEDKPFAAASIGQVHLAVLHNGREVAVKVQYPGVAKGINSDIDNLVGVMKVWNIFPKGMFIENIVEVAKKELSWEVDYLREAECTRKFKRLLEPYPEYFVPDVIDELCAQEVITTELIDGMPLDKFFDAPMEIRVDIASKIMRLCLREMFVLRCMQTDPNWANFFYNPTTKQVILLDFGATREYSKEFMDQYIEIIKAASDGDRQAILQMSRQMKFLTGYESKIMEETHVDTVMIMGEVFTSEVSGEFDFGAQKTTHRIQALVPTILNHRLCPPPEEIYSLHRKLSGVFLLCSKMKIKMNCRNMFNEIYVQYKNNSIR is encoded by the exons ATGGAGCCCACAAGTGGAAAGAAATCAGAATTGGATGCGGAAATTAGGGACGAGATTGAAGAGCTAAACAGAGAGTTTGCTAAAACTTTTGAGACTTTAAAGAAATCACAGGAAGCAAATGTTTCAAAATCTAATGTGGAATTTGTTGCGCCATTGGAGAAATTAAATTCTTCAACTGAAGTACAACTAAAATCACAGCCAAAAGACAGGACTTCACCTCATGTTGTGACACAACCTACAAGTTCACCAAGCACAGACAAAAAAGCTGTATCTAAGCCAGTGGCAAAGAAGAAAGTGAGAGTTtct CTAAGCGAGAACTCCAAGGCGCGCGTGGTGCCATCTTCCCGTCTTGGGCGCATGATATCATTCGGCTCTCTGGCTGCTGGTCTGGGAGTAGGCACCGTGGCGCAGTACGCGAGGAACACTTTCCAGGCGGTGTCGGGACGTGTGGACGATCCTACCAATGCCTTCCTCTCCCCAGCCAATGCTGAGAGAATAGTTGATACGCTGTGCAAAGTTAGAG GAGCGGCTTTAAAATTGGGCCAGCTACTCAGCTTACAAGATGACACGATGATATCGCCGGAGCTGCAACGCATCTTCGAGCGAGTGCGCCAGTCCGCCGACTTCATGCCGTCGTGGCAGGTCGAGAGGGTGATGACGTCACAGCTGGGACCTGATTGGAGGTCCAAGGTTCAACATTTTGAGGATAAACCGTTTGCGGCAGCTTCTATTG GTCAAGTTCACCTGGCGGTGCTGCACAACGGCAGAGAGGTGGCCGTGAAGGTGCAGTATCCAGGAGTCGCAAAGGGCATCAACAGCGACATAGACAATCTGGTTGGAGTCATGAAG GTGTGGAACATATTTCCAAAGGGCATGTTCATAGAAAATATCGTAGAAGTGGCGAAGAAGGAGCTTTCCTGGGAGGTGGATTATCTGCGTGAAGCGGAATGCACTCGCAAGTTCAAACGGCTGCTTGAACCCTATCCGGAGTACTTCGTCCCAGATGTCATAG ACGAACTTTGCGCCCAGGAAGTGATCACGACCGAGCTGATAGACGGCATGCCCCTGGACAAGTTCTTCGACGCGCCTATGGAGATTAGAGTGGACATAGCGTCCAAGATAATGCGGTTGTGCCTGAgagaaatgtttgttttgcgGTGCATGCAGACCGACCCTAATTGGGCGAACTTCTTTTACAACCCTACCACGAAAcag GTGATCCTGCTGGACTTCGGCGCGACCCGGGAATACAGCAAGGAGTTCATGGACCAGTACATCGAGATCATCAAGGCGGCTTCGGACGGCGACCGCCAGGCCATCCTCCAGATGTCTCGCCAGATGAAGTTCCTCACGGGATACGAGTCGAAA ATAATGGAAGAAACCCACGTGGACACAGTAATGATAATGGGCGAAGTGTTCACAAGCGAAGTTTCCGGAGAATTCGACTTTGGTGCCCAGAAAACCACACATCGGATCCAAGCGTTGGTACCCACCATTTTGAACCATAGACTTTGTCCTCCTCCCGAAGAAATTTACTCTCTACACAGAAAACTATCCGGCGTTTTCTTGCTGTGCTCAAAAATGAAGATCAAAATGAATTGCAGGAATATGTTTAACGAGATTTATGTGCAATATAAGAATAACAGCATTAGGTAA